A single window of Terriglobales bacterium DNA harbors:
- a CDS encoding FAD-dependent oxidoreductase: MAKVRIKGTSEVADRTLAVRMEKPPGFSFEAGQFVELTLMDPPETDAEGNSRAFTLASAPHEAELVVATRLRDTAFKRVLKTLKAGAEVDLDGPFGSFTLHRDGSRPAVFLAGGIGITPFRSMALQATKDALSQRLFLFYSNRRPENAAFLAELQALETQNSRFTCIATMTDVQPSSQSWQGHRGRIDQALIERWVDSTTSPIYYIAGPAGMVRAMQGLLRSSGVATEDIRAEEFSGY, from the coding sequence ATGGCCAAAGTCAGGATCAAAGGAACCAGCGAGGTGGCCGACAGGACGCTGGCTGTCCGCATGGAGAAGCCACCCGGCTTCAGTTTCGAGGCAGGGCAGTTCGTCGAACTGACGCTGATGGATCCGCCGGAGACGGACGCCGAAGGCAACAGCCGGGCTTTCACCCTGGCCTCCGCGCCCCACGAAGCGGAGCTGGTCGTCGCCACTCGATTGCGCGACACCGCCTTCAAGCGGGTCCTGAAGACCTTGAAGGCTGGAGCGGAGGTCGACCTTGACGGCCCGTTCGGCTCCTTCACCCTGCACCGGGATGGCTCACGCCCGGCTGTCTTTCTGGCGGGAGGAATCGGCATCACGCCGTTCCGGAGCATGGCGCTCCAGGCAACGAAAGATGCGCTTTCCCAGCGCTTGTTCCTTTTCTATTCCAACCGGCGTCCGGAAAATGCCGCATTTCTTGCGGAGCTCCAGGCGCTGGAGACACAGAATTCACGGTTTACCTGCATTGCAACCATGACTGACGTGCAGCCTTCCAGTCAGTCATGGCAGGGGCACCGAGGTCGCATCGACCAGGCGCTGATCGAACGCTGGGTCGACTCAACAACCTCGCCCATCTACTACATCGCCGGCCCAGCTGGAATGGTGAGGGCCATGCAGGGACTGCTGAGGAGTTCAGGAGTCGCTACCGAAGACATCCGTGCGGAAGAATTCTCCGGCTACTGA
- a CDS encoding ATP-dependent Clp protease ATP-binding subunit, whose translation MFERYTEKARRVIFFARYEASQFGSPYIETEHLLLGLLREDKALTNRFLRSHASVESIRKQIEGHTTIREKVSTSVDLPLSNECKRVLAYAAEEAERLSHKHIGTEHLLLGLLREEKCFAAEILHERGLRLSAIREEIARSTQEKATPQRQKESSLLSEFSRDLTQAALDNQLDPLIGREPELERVVQILCRRTKNNPVLIGEPGVGKTAIVEGLAQRIADGEVPSFLADKRILALDLSLIVAGTKYRGQFEERLKTIMKELMENQNAIIFIDELHTLVGAGSAEGSLDAANILKPALSRGEIQCIGATTPGEYRKSIERDRSLERRFQSVKVPPPNESDAVRILEGIKDRYEKFHAVTYTPDSIQFAVAHSNRYIPDRYLPDKAIDLIDEAGARVKLRQTSLPDEITDVQKRIKFIVHRMENAIANHEFEKARFYSDEERKERENLRALREKYHLDESSTGVVSREDIEDVVSRWTGVPVTAVKEEESQKLLRIEEELHKRVISQDKAITALARAIRRSRAGLKNPNRPVGSFMFLGPTGVGKTEVARTLAQFLFGSEKSLIRFDMSEFMEKHSVSKLIGSPPGYVGYEEGGQLTERVKRAPYSVVLLDEIEKAHPDVFNILLQVFEDGQLTDGLGNTVDFKNVVLIMTSNIGARHLQKRSGLGFQSDKEEMVASKVEELVRNEVKRTFNPEFLNRLDEVILFNALTEQDLILILELLVSQLNQNLAQRQITITVNEEAKKWILDKTLGDRSYGARPLRRALQKYIEDPLSEALIQGTITTRPAFIEVFLEGDKLFYRPVDSKETDAVLLYES comes from the coding sequence TTGTTCGAAAGATATACGGAGAAAGCGAGACGCGTAATCTTCTTCGCGCGCTATGAGGCCAGCCAGTTCGGCTCGCCGTACATCGAGACCGAGCACTTGCTGCTGGGCCTGCTGCGCGAAGACAAGGCGCTGACCAACCGCTTCCTGCGTTCGCACGCCTCGGTGGAGTCCATCCGCAAGCAGATCGAGGGGCACACCACCATCCGCGAGAAGGTCTCGACCTCCGTGGACCTGCCGCTTTCCAACGAGTGCAAGCGGGTGCTGGCCTATGCCGCCGAGGAGGCAGAGCGCCTTTCGCACAAGCACATCGGGACCGAGCACCTGCTGCTGGGCCTGCTGCGGGAAGAGAAGTGCTTCGCGGCGGAGATCCTGCATGAGCGTGGGCTGCGGCTCTCCGCCATCCGCGAGGAGATCGCGCGCAGCACGCAGGAGAAGGCCACGCCGCAGCGGCAGAAGGAATCGTCGCTGCTCTCGGAGTTTTCCCGCGACCTGACCCAGGCGGCGCTGGACAACCAGCTCGACCCGCTGATCGGACGCGAGCCGGAGCTGGAGCGCGTGGTGCAGATCCTGTGCCGGCGCACCAAGAACAATCCTGTGCTCATCGGCGAGCCGGGCGTGGGCAAGACGGCCATCGTCGAGGGGCTGGCGCAGCGCATCGCTGACGGTGAGGTGCCTTCCTTCCTGGCCGACAAGCGGATTTTGGCGCTGGACCTTTCGCTCATCGTGGCCGGCACCAAGTACCGCGGCCAGTTCGAGGAACGCCTGAAGACCATCATGAAGGAGCTGATGGAGAACCAGAACGCCATCATCTTCATCGATGAGCTGCACACGCTGGTGGGCGCGGGCTCGGCGGAAGGGTCGCTGGACGCGGCCAACATCCTGAAGCCGGCGCTCTCGCGCGGCGAGATCCAGTGCATCGGCGCAACCACGCCGGGTGAATACCGCAAGTCCATCGAGCGCGACCGCTCGCTGGAGCGGCGTTTCCAGTCGGTGAAAGTGCCGCCGCCCAACGAGAGCGATGCGGTGCGCATCCTGGAGGGCATCAAGGACCGCTACGAGAAGTTCCACGCGGTCACGTACACGCCGGATTCCATCCAGTTCGCGGTGGCGCACTCCAACCGCTACATCCCGGACCGCTACCTGCCGGACAAGGCCATCGACCTGATCGACGAGGCGGGCGCGCGGGTGAAGCTGCGGCAGACCTCGCTGCCCGATGAGATCACCGACGTGCAGAAGCGCATCAAGTTCATCGTGCACCGGATGGAGAACGCCATCGCCAACCACGAGTTCGAGAAGGCGCGCTTCTACAGCGACGAGGAACGGAAAGAGCGCGAAAACCTGCGCGCCCTGCGCGAGAAATACCATCTCGACGAATCTTCCACCGGCGTGGTGAGCCGCGAGGACATCGAGGACGTGGTGTCGCGTTGGACGGGCGTGCCGGTTACGGCGGTGAAGGAAGAAGAGTCGCAGAAGCTGCTGCGCATCGAAGAAGAGCTGCACAAGCGGGTGATCTCGCAGGACAAGGCCATCACCGCGCTGGCGCGGGCCATCCGCCGCTCGCGCGCCGGCCTGAAGAATCCCAACCGCCCGGTGGGCTCGTTCATGTTCCTGGGCCCCACGGGCGTGGGCAAGACGGAAGTGGCGCGGACGCTGGCCCAGTTCCTGTTCGGCAGCGAGAAGTCGCTCATCCGTTTCGACATGAGCGAGTTCATGGAGAAGCACTCAGTCTCCAAGCTGATCGGCTCGCCGCCGGGCTACGTGGGCTATGAAGAGGGCGGACAACTGACGGAGCGCGTGAAGCGCGCGCCTTACTCGGTCGTCCTGCTGGATGAGATCGAGAAGGCCCACCCGGATGTATTCAACATCCTGCTGCAGGTGTTCGAGGACGGGCAGCTCACCGACGGCCTGGGCAACACGGTGGACTTCAAGAACGTGGTGCTCATCATGACCTCGAACATAGGCGCGCGCCATTTGCAGAAGCGCTCCGGGCTGGGCTTCCAGTCGGACAAGGAAGAGATGGTCGCCAGCAAGGTGGAGGAACTGGTGCGCAACGAGGTGAAGCGCACCTTTAATCCCGAGTTTCTGAACCGGCTGGACGAGGTCATCCTGTTCAACGCGCTGACCGAGCAGGACCTCATCCTAATCCTCGAGCTCTTGGTGAGCCAGCTCAACCAGAACCTGGCACAGCGGCAGATCACCATCACGGTGAACGAAGAGGCCAAGAAGTGGATCCTCGACAAGACGCTCGGCGACCGCAGCTACGGCGCCCGCCCGCTGCGCCGCGCCCTGCAGAAGTACATCGAGGACCCGCTCTCGGAAGCCCTCATCCAGGGGACGATTACGACGCGGCCGGCGTTCATCGAGGTCTTCCTGGAAGGCGACAAGCTGTTCTACCGCCCCGTGGATTCGAAGGAGACCGACGCGGTGCTGCTGTATGAGAGTTAG